A DNA window from Desulfobacterales bacterium contains the following coding sequences:
- the rpoC gene encoding DNA-directed RNA polymerase subunit beta', with protein METIYDFFAKPTDPRLYTGVKVALASSAQIREWSHGEIKKPETINYRTFKPERDGLFCAKIFGPTKDYECNCGKYKRMKHRGVICEKCGVEVIQSKVRRERMGHIELATPVSHIWFLKSLPSKIGNLLDLTLKNMEKVLYFDSYIVIDPKETTLTKGQLLSDDKYREAIETFGAKFEAGIGAEAVYKLLEELNLEEIYKQLKSEIRSTGSTTKRQKLAKRLKIVDAFRRSGINPVWMIMDVIPVLPPDLRPLVPLEGGRFATSDLNDLYRRVINRNNRLRRLIDLKAPDIIVRNEKRMLQEAVDVLFDNGRHGRVVTGTNKRPLKSLSDTLKGKQGRFRQNLLGKRVDYSGRTVITVGPNLRLHQCGLPKKMALELFKPFVYYRLERKGLVSTIKSAKKMVEREVPEVWDTLDEVVKEYPVMLNRAPTLHRLGVQAFEPTLIEGKAIQLHPLVCTAFNADFDGDQMAVHIPLSVEAQIEARVLMLSSNNILSPANGSPIIVPSQDIVLGIYYMTKIFKGAKGEGRLFSGPEEVRCAYDAGVIDLHAEIIVRIEGKRVHTTVGRILLGDIMPDDSVLVLRHIMVSDHATAEEVKKKLRTGMAFEELVDTYSQSLDKENNGMLGRVRADEFKRVFNAGEKVASALFNLDVGQFSDIIVEQGRYHLFEVVEKQKEVPFEKINMVQNKKSLRELIDYVYRHLGPKATVILSDRLKDIGYRYSTIGGLSISIDAMIIPKSKWGILKKAEEQVTEIGRQYTEGLITQGEKYNKVVDIWAKATDDIANEMMDAMKASPELDEDGQMKVDRAGNPVIREAFNPIFMMADSGARGSKDQMRQLAGMRGLMAKPSGEIIETPITANFREGLSVLQYFISTHGARKGLADTALKTANSGYLTRRLADVAQDCTVMEVDCGTMMGVEVEPLMEGGEVIQEIGERVLGRTALEDILDPFTDEVLVPSGQEIDEAAAEKIESAGISIVKIRSVLTCRTRFGVCAKCYGRDLAHGQRVEIGQAVGILAAQSIGEPGTQLTMRTFHIGGTASRRVEQADTRARVDGTIKLDENLKVVRNAENQTIVMNRRGGEFSIVGSTGRERERLPIIYGAHLVVQDGQEVKPGDILATWDPFTTPIITEVPGTVKFGDIVPQKTMQEKVDPVTGKSSRTIIESKIGDVRPRISIKDAAGKTAKLTGGSGLARYILPTDAILLVEEGDTVKAGDIIAKLPRATTKTKDITGGLPRVAELFEVRKPKEASILSEIDGYVSISKGTKKGKQKVTVTPVGVGEKKEYLVPRGKHINVYEGDYVRAGEAIIGGSANPQDILNIKGEVALARYLVNEVQEVYRLQGVRINDKHIEVIVRQMMRRVKITDVGDTDFILEEQVDRTRFEEANQLVIDNGDKPAMAESLILGITKASLSTDSFISAASFQETTKVLTDASIAGAVDYLRGLKENVIMGRLIPAGTGLPAYGSIDVETV; from the coding sequence ATGGAAACAATTTACGATTTTTTTGCGAAACCGACGGATCCAAGACTATATACCGGCGTAAAGGTTGCGCTGGCCTCTTCGGCCCAGATTCGTGAATGGTCTCATGGGGAAATAAAAAAACCGGAAACGATTAACTACCGCACCTTCAAGCCCGAGCGGGATGGGCTGTTCTGCGCGAAAATATTTGGTCCGACCAAGGATTATGAATGTAATTGCGGCAAATACAAACGGATGAAGCACCGCGGTGTGATCTGTGAGAAATGTGGCGTGGAGGTGATTCAGTCTAAGGTTCGCCGGGAGCGCATGGGGCATATTGAGCTGGCCACGCCGGTATCCCATATATGGTTTTTAAAGAGTCTTCCCAGCAAGATTGGAAATTTACTCGATTTGACGCTGAAGAATATGGAGAAGGTGCTTTATTTTGACTCCTATATTGTGATTGACCCCAAGGAAACCACGCTGACCAAAGGGCAGCTTCTTTCCGATGATAAATACCGTGAAGCCATTGAAACCTTCGGCGCAAAATTTGAGGCCGGCATCGGGGCCGAGGCGGTATATAAGCTGCTTGAAGAGCTGAACCTGGAGGAAATTTACAAGCAGTTAAAATCTGAAATTCGCTCCACCGGTTCCACAACCAAACGTCAAAAACTGGCTAAACGGCTGAAAATAGTGGATGCGTTTCGAAGAAGCGGCATCAACCCGGTCTGGATGATCATGGATGTGATTCCGGTGTTGCCACCCGATTTGAGACCGTTGGTGCCGCTGGAGGGGGGACGGTTTGCCACTTCGGATTTAAATGATTTATACCGCCGAGTAATCAATCGGAACAACCGGCTTAGACGGCTTATTGATCTAAAAGCCCCTGACATTATTGTTCGAAATGAAAAACGGATGCTTCAGGAGGCCGTGGACGTCCTGTTCGATAACGGCCGGCACGGCCGGGTTGTCACCGGCACCAACAAACGCCCGCTTAAATCTCTAAGTGACACATTAAAGGGGAAGCAAGGACGGTTTCGCCAGAATTTGCTGGGGAAGCGCGTCGATTATTCTGGAAGAACCGTCATTACGGTTGGACCGAACTTGCGGCTTCACCAATGCGGGTTGCCCAAAAAAATGGCTCTGGAGCTCTTTAAGCCGTTTGTTTATTATCGATTGGAACGAAAAGGGCTGGTATCAACGATTAAAAGCGCCAAAAAGATGGTGGAAAGAGAAGTGCCTGAAGTCTGGGACACACTGGACGAGGTGGTTAAGGAGTATCCCGTGATGCTCAACCGCGCTCCGACACTGCATCGGTTGGGCGTTCAGGCGTTTGAGCCGACCCTGATTGAAGGAAAGGCCATTCAGCTTCATCCTTTGGTTTGTACGGCGTTCAATGCGGATTTTGACGGGGATCAGATGGCCGTGCATATTCCGCTTTCCGTGGAGGCACAGATCGAGGCGCGGGTGCTGATGCTTTCGAGCAACAATATTTTGTCGCCTGCAAACGGATCGCCGATTATTGTGCCGAGTCAGGATATCGTTTTGGGTATCTACTATATGACCAAGATATTCAAGGGGGCCAAGGGTGAAGGTCGGTTGTTTTCCGGGCCGGAAGAAGTGCGTTGCGCCTATGACGCCGGTGTCATCGATCTGCATGCGGAAATAATCGTTCGTATAGAAGGTAAACGGGTTCATACCACGGTCGGGCGTATTCTGCTCGGTGATATCATGCCCGATGATTCGGTGCTGGTATTACGGCATATCATGGTATCCGATCATGCTACCGCTGAAGAAGTCAAAAAGAAACTGCGAACCGGGATGGCGTTTGAAGAGCTGGTTGATACCTATTCCCAGAGTTTGGACAAGGAAAATAACGGCATGCTGGGTCGGGTGCGGGCCGATGAGTTTAAACGGGTGTTCAATGCGGGCGAGAAGGTGGCGAGTGCCTTGTTTAATCTTGATGTCGGTCAGTTCAGCGATATTATCGTAGAGCAAGGCAGGTATCATCTGTTTGAAGTCGTCGAGAAGCAAAAGGAAGTACCGTTTGAAAAGATCAACATGGTCCAGAACAAAAAGTCGCTTCGGGAATTGATTGATTATGTGTATCGGCATCTGGGACCCAAGGCCACGGTCATTCTTTCGGACCGGCTAAAAGATATCGGATATCGGTATTCGACTATCGGCGGGCTTTCCATATCGATAGACGCGATGATCATTCCCAAGTCCAAATGGGGGATTCTCAAGAAAGCCGAGGAGCAGGTCACCGAAATCGGGCGTCAATACACGGAAGGCCTTATTACCCAGGGCGAAAAATATAATAAGGTCGTCGACATCTGGGCCAAGGCCACAGATGATATTGCCAATGAAATGATGGACGCCATGAAGGCTTCGCCCGAGCTTGATGAAGACGGGCAAATGAAAGTCGACCGGGCCGGAAATCCGGTGATTCGCGAAGCATTCAACCCGATTTTTATGATGGCTGATTCCGGCGCCCGCGGCAGCAAGGACCAAATGCGACAGCTGGCGGGCATGCGGGGGTTGATGGCCAAGCCGTCGGGTGAAATTATTGAGACACCGATTACGGCTAATTTCCGAGAAGGATTATCCGTGCTTCAATATTTTATTTCGACACATGGCGCGCGAAAAGGCCTTGCCGATACGGCGCTTAAAACCGCCAACTCCGGGTATCTGACCCGGCGTTTGGCCGATGTTGCGCAGGATTGCACCGTGATGGAGGTCGATTGTGGCACCATGATGGGTGTTGAAGTTGAACCCCTGATGGAGGGTGGTGAAGTCATTCAGGAAATCGGCGAGAGAGTCCTTGGCCGGACGGCCTTGGAGGATATACTTGATCCGTTTACCGATGAAGTTCTGGTGCCTAGCGGACAGGAAATTGACGAGGCTGCGGCGGAAAAGATTGAATCTGCCGGTATTTCAATTGTGAAGATCCGTTCGGTATTGACTTGCCGAACGCGCTTTGGCGTTTGTGCCAAGTGCTACGGTCGGGATCTGGCGCATGGCCAACGGGTCGAGATCGGTCAGGCGGTTGGTATTTTGGCGGCACAATCCATTGGCGAGCCCGGCACTCAGTTGACCATGCGGACCTTTCACATTGGTGGTACGGCCAGCCGGCGGGTCGAACAGGCCGATACGCGCGCTCGGGTGGACGGCACGATCAAGTTGGATGAGAACCTCAAAGTGGTTCGAAACGCTGAAAATCAGACCATTGTTATGAACCGTAGGGGCGGGGAGTTTTCGATTGTCGGTAGTACTGGCCGGGAAAGAGAGCGTCTTCCGATCATCTACGGAGCGCATTTGGTGGTTCAAGACGGCCAGGAGGTAAAACCCGGGGATATTCTGGCCACTTGGGACCCGTTTACCACCCCCATCATCACGGAAGTGCCGGGAACCGTAAAATTTGGGGATATCGTCCCCCAAAAAACGATGCAGGAAAAAGTGGATCCGGTTACCGGAAAATCGAGCCGGACCATTATCGAATCTAAAATAGGAGATGTCCGGCCACGTATTTCCATTAAAGATGCGGCCGGGAAAACGGCAAAACTGACCGGCGGTTCCGGGCTGGCGCGCTATATTCTGCCCACGGATGCTATTTTGCTGGTGGAGGAAGGTGATACGGTGAAGGCTGGGGATATTATCGCGAAGCTGCCGCGTGCCACCACCAAAACCAAGGATATTACCGGTGGTCTTCCGCGAGTGGCGGAGCTTTTTGAAGTTAGAAAGCCCAAAGAGGCTTCAATCCTCAGCGAGATTGATGGCTATGTTTCCATTTCCAAGGGTACCAAGAAGGGGAAACAGAAAGTAACGGTTACCCCGGTGGGTGTCGGAGAAAAAAAAGAGTACCTCGTACCCCGCGGCAAGCATATTAATGTGTATGAAGGGGACTATGTTCGCGCGGGTGAAGCGATCATCGGCGGTTCGGCCAATCCTCAGGATATTTTAAATATCAAGGGGGAAGTGGCCCTGGCGAGGTACCTTGTGAACGAAGTGCAGGAAGTCTACCGTCTTCAGGGGGTTCGCATTAACGACAAACACATCGAGGTGATTGTTCGGCAGATGATGCGACGGGTAAAAATTACCGACGTGGGGGATACGGATTTTATTCTTGAGGAACAAGTGGACCGTACAAGGTTTGAAGAGGCGAATCAATTGGTTATAGATAATGGTGATAAACCCGCGATGGCCGAGTCTTTGATTCTTGGTATTACCAAGGCTTCTTTGAGTACGGATAGCTTCATTTCAGCGGCGTCGTTTCAGGAAACGACCAAAGTGCTTACGGATGCGAGCATCGCCGGGGCCGTGGATTATCTGCGTGGGCTGAAGGAAAACGTAATTATGGGCCGATTGATACCAGCCGGGACTGGGTTGCCTGCCTACGGATCAATTGATGTTGAGACGGTTTAG